In Candidatus Zixiibacteriota bacterium, the genomic window TTTGCTGTTAAGCGCCATTGACGAGACTGAACGCCATCGAGTAATCGATGATGAGGTCCAGGTGATAGCGGAATCTCCCAAGCTCGATTATGTTGACGCTGCTTTCCTGATAGAATTGGAGCGTTTTGACGATGCCGAGCGATATTTGATTGAGCGGTCGGTTCAGCTTAATGGGGATTATTACTACCAGTTGCTGCCTTGGGCAAAGACATTCGAGAAACAAGGAAGATTCCTCGTGGCCAGTAATCTCTATCGCGTTCTGCTTGAATCGATCCTTCGCCGCGCCAATTCGAAGTACTACACGTACGGTGTTCGTTATCTGTGTAAACTCGATGATCTGGCCCCGCTTGTCAGCGACTGGGGAGGATTGCCGGACCATAACGATTACAAGATCAACTTGCGGCTCGAACACAAACTGAAACGCAGTTTCTGGGCGCGATACGAGCCGTGACTTCCTAAACGTTCTCGGAAGTGCTCGGCGTGAAGCCGTCCACCATCTACCAGTGGACGCACGTTGGTATATTCCGCATTTCAAGCTGGGGCGGTTTGTCCGCTTCCGGAAAAGCGACGTCAACAAGTGGCTGGAATCGAAGGTCAAGAACGGGAGACCGGAGAGAGCCATTGAAATAGAGTGCTGAACCTAATATATTATTCTCAAATCCAGCAATAGAGAACAGTGTAGGCATTAACTACGGAATTCAGGGTATCCTAAGAATGAGAGTCTTCTGCACGTTTTGCTCGAAGGACAAGAGTGATGCATCAGGATTATTGCCAGCCATCGACAGATATTTAAGTGACAGGATACGAGGGGTACACGAGTGCGCGATTGCCGACAAAGTTGAATTGTTCATTTTGTCTGGTAAATATGGTCTTATTCATTGCGACACCAAGATCCCCTGGTACGACCAGTTTCTGAATGTCGACCAGCGACCGAAAATCATCCAGCAGGTGAAATGGCAATTAGCTGACTACAGCATCACACAGGTTACTTACTATACAAGGTTGCCGGAAGATGA contains:
- a CDS encoding DUF6884 domain-containing protein, producing MRVFCTFCSKDKSDASGLLPAIDRYLSDRIRGVHECAIADKVELFILSGKYGLIHCDTKIPWYDQFLNVDQRPKIIQQVKWQLADYSITQVTYYTRLPEDDPRYTPYNRVIEEACRSCDIILEKRFWIK